A genomic region of Xanthomonas fragariae contains the following coding sequences:
- the galD gene encoding GH35 family beta-galactosidase GalD, translating to MSMHSPVVRVTCHSGARSCLRPLLLPALTLALAACQSGEQHDTSQSAAVAAAANTAATRSATLHAPAAQTPMPQFVSKDGKHALMVDGAPFLILGAQVNNSSNYPGVMDKVWPAMQVLGPNTVQVPIAWEQVEPEEGQFDFSFVDMLLTQAREHKVRLVLLWFATWKNNGPAYAPHWVKTDNQRFPRVVTREGKAIGSLSPHAQATLDADRKAFVAFMQHLRQVDPQHTVIMIQPENEAGTYGSVRDFSPMAQKLFDGPVPDELLTHLNKQPGSWAQVFGADADEIFHAWSIGRYIDQVAAAGKAEYPLPMYVNAALRGPFNPGQPGQYASGGPTDNVLDVWKAAGPHIDLLAPDIYMPEYRMYTTVLERYARTDNALFVAETGNRPEYARYLFPTLGHDGIGWSAFGMDYTHYSNYPLGAKHVNEETLAPFALGFELVKRGMRPFAKAASEGKLHGTAEEPGQAVQELQLNERWSATITYGVPQFWFHGKPPGNSEPIGAALIAELGADEFLVTGYHVRVSLHPASEATANMLYDRVEEGVYEGTDWKFERNWNGDQTDYGVNFSSAPQLLKIKLATYE from the coding sequence ATGTCCATGCATTCCCCCGTTGTGCGTGTGACTTGCCACTCCGGCGCGCGTAGTTGTCTGCGTCCGCTGCTACTGCCTGCGTTGACGCTGGCTTTGGCCGCGTGTCAGTCCGGCGAGCAGCACGACACATCTCAATCGGCCGCCGTCGCAGCGGCTGCCAACACTGCAGCGACGCGGTCGGCGACCTTACACGCGCCGGCTGCGCAGACGCCGATGCCGCAGTTCGTCAGCAAGGACGGCAAACACGCGTTGATGGTCGATGGCGCGCCGTTCCTGATTCTGGGCGCGCAGGTCAATAACTCCAGCAATTACCCTGGCGTCATGGATAAAGTGTGGCCGGCGATGCAGGTGCTTGGCCCCAACACCGTGCAGGTGCCGATCGCCTGGGAACAGGTCGAGCCGGAAGAAGGCCAGTTCGATTTCTCCTTCGTCGATATGCTGCTCACGCAGGCGCGCGAGCACAAGGTGCGGCTGGTGCTGCTGTGGTTTGCGACCTGGAAGAACAACGGCCCGGCGTATGCGCCGCATTGGGTCAAGACCGACAACCAGCGCTTCCCGCGGGTGGTGACGCGCGAAGGCAAGGCGATCGGCTCGCTGTCGCCGCATGCGCAGGCCACGCTGGATGCCGATCGCAAGGCGTTTGTCGCCTTCATGCAGCATCTCAGGCAGGTCGATCCGCAGCACACCGTGATCATGATCCAGCCGGAGAACGAGGCGGGCACCTACGGCAGCGTGCGCGACTTCTCGCCGATGGCGCAGAAACTGTTCGACGGCCCGGTGCCGGATGAACTGCTCACGCATTTGAACAAGCAGCCGGGCAGCTGGGCGCAGGTGTTCGGTGCCGACGCGGACGAGATCTTCCATGCATGGTCGATCGGCCGTTACATCGACCAGGTCGCCGCAGCCGGCAAGGCCGAGTATCCGTTGCCGATGTACGTCAACGCGGCATTGCGCGGCCCGTTCAATCCCGGCCAACCCGGTCAGTACGCCAGCGGTGGCCCCACCGACAACGTGCTCGATGTGTGGAAGGCCGCCGGCCCGCATATCGATCTGCTGGCACCGGACATCTACATGCCCGAGTACCGCATGTACACCACGGTGCTGGAGCGTTATGCGCGTACGGACAATGCCTTGTTCGTTGCCGAAACCGGCAATCGGCCGGAATACGCGCGTTATCTGTTCCCCACGCTGGGCCATGACGGCATCGGTTGGTCGGCGTTCGGCATGGATTACACGCACTATTCCAACTATCCGTTGGGCGCCAAGCACGTCAACGAAGAAACCCTGGCGCCGTTCGCGCTGGGCTTTGAGTTGGTCAAGCGCGGCATGCGTCCGTTCGCCAAGGCGGCTTCGGAAGGCAAGCTGCACGGCACTGCCGAAGAACCTGGCCAGGCAGTGCAGGAGCTGCAACTCAACGAGCGTTGGAGCGCCACGATCACGTATGGCGTGCCGCAGTTCTGGTTCCATGGCAAGCCGCCGGGCAACTCTGAGCCGATCGGCGCAGCCTTGATCGCGGAGCTGGGCGCGGACGAATTTCTGGTCACCGGCTACCACGTGCGCGTGAGCTTGCACCCGGCCAGCGAAGCGACCGCCAACATGCTCTACGACCGCGTCGAAGAAGGCGTCTACGAAGGCACCGACTGGAAATTCGAGCGCAACTGGAACGGCGACCAGACCGACTACGGCGTAAATTTTTCCAGCGCGCCGCAATTACTCAAGATCAAGCTGGCGACCTATGAATAA
- a CDS encoding sialate O-acetylesterase, with translation MTASFVRRSCLLGLMLASPGAWALPTLPLLFADGAVVQRDQPMPVWGWAAPNAAITVGFDGKRASAKADATGQWKVSLPAHNAGGPYVLSVQGDGGQLQVRDVLVGDVWLASGQSNMEFALAQASDGPQAVAAANDPQLRHFKVPKSWSVQPQAGLTGGDWKAATPENAGEFTAVGYFFAKELRASTGVPIGIINSTWGGSSIEAWMDAASQSLTADQNQGAIKASKQRDAAAQAATDKRIARWPKVEGDTPQWREAYFDDSDWDSIPVTQQWESSGYKGMDGIAWYRTTVTLSPAEAKAGIALGVGQIDESDITYVNGTQVGETVKQWNLPRVYSVPASALHAGVNHIAVRVEDLNGGGGMHGPDAQRFVRSKADAKRALGGWKFRPAAVRVSFADNQNQLPTLLYNQMIHPLQPFPVKGVIWYQGETNASDTGAVKYREQFAAMIQQWRGERGAKTLPFLWVQLANFKAGGDKGELSPWALLRESQSKTLALPATGQAVIIDIGNPTDIHPTNKRDVGHRLALAARHVAYGETLVYSAPVFKRASFADGQAVLSLDLQGSALQVRGGGAAQGLRIAGADQHFYPATAQIDGDRVIVRSDAARAPVAVRYGWSENPDDANLVNRQNLPVSPFRTDTW, from the coding sequence ATGACCGCTTCTTTCGTTCGCCGCAGTTGCCTGTTGGGCCTGATGCTGGCCAGCCCCGGCGCCTGGGCGCTGCCGACGCTGCCGCTGCTTTTTGCCGATGGCGCGGTGGTGCAGCGCGACCAACCGATGCCGGTATGGGGCTGGGCAGCGCCCAATGCTGCAATCACGGTCGGCTTCGACGGCAAGCGTGCTAGCGCCAAGGCCGATGCAACAGGACAGTGGAAAGTCAGTTTGCCCGCACACAACGCCGGCGGACCGTACGTGCTGAGCGTGCAGGGCGATGGCGGCCAGTTGCAGGTGCGCGATGTGCTGGTCGGCGATGTCTGGCTGGCCAGCGGGCAATCGAATATGGAGTTCGCACTTGCGCAGGCTAGCGACGGCCCGCAAGCGGTGGCTGCCGCCAACGACCCGCAATTGCGGCATTTCAAGGTGCCCAAGTCGTGGTCGGTGCAGCCGCAGGCAGGTCTGACCGGTGGCGACTGGAAGGCTGCGACGCCAGAGAACGCTGGTGAATTCACCGCAGTCGGTTACTTCTTCGCCAAGGAGCTGCGTGCCAGCACCGGCGTGCCGATCGGCATCATCAACAGCACCTGGGGCGGTAGTTCCATCGAGGCGTGGATGGATGCGGCCTCGCAGAGCTTGACTGCCGATCAGAACCAAGGCGCGATCAAGGCGAGTAAGCAGCGCGATGCCGCCGCGCAGGCTGCCACCGACAAGCGCATCGCGCGCTGGCCCAAGGTGGAAGGGGATACCCCGCAATGGCGCGAAGCGTATTTCGACGACAGCGACTGGGACAGCATCCCGGTCACCCAGCAATGGGAATCCAGCGGTTATAAAGGCATGGACGGCATCGCCTGGTACCGCACCACAGTCACCTTGAGTCCAGCCGAGGCCAAGGCCGGCATTGCGCTTGGCGTCGGCCAGATCGACGAATCGGACATCACCTACGTCAACGGCACCCAGGTCGGCGAGACCGTCAAGCAGTGGAACCTGCCGCGCGTCTATAGCGTGCCTGCCTCGGCATTGCATGCCGGTGTGAATCACATCGCGGTGCGCGTGGAAGACCTCAATGGCGGCGGCGGCATGCATGGCCCGGACGCGCAGCGCTTCGTACGGTCCAAGGCTGACGCCAAGCGTGCATTGGGCGGCTGGAAATTCCGCCCGGCCGCGGTACGCGTATCGTTTGCCGACAACCAGAATCAGCTGCCCACGCTGCTGTACAACCAGATGATTCATCCGCTGCAGCCGTTCCCGGTCAAGGGCGTGATCTGGTACCAGGGCGAAACCAATGCCAGCGACACCGGTGCGGTGAAATACCGCGAACAGTTCGCTGCGATGATCCAGCAATGGCGCGGCGAACGCGGCGCAAAGACGCTGCCGTTTCTGTGGGTGCAGCTGGCCAACTTCAAAGCCGGCGGCGACAAGGGCGAGCTGAGTCCGTGGGCGCTGTTGCGTGAGTCGCAGTCTAAGACGCTGGCACTGCCGGCAACCGGGCAGGCGGTGATCATCGATATCGGCAACCCCACCGATATCCATCCCACCAACAAGCGCGATGTCGGCCATCGCTTGGCGCTGGCAGCGCGGCATGTCGCCTATGGCGAAACTCTGGTGTATAGCGCACCGGTGTTCAAGCGCGCAAGCTTCGCCGATGGTCAGGCAGTGCTGAGCTTGGATCTGCAAGGCAGCGCGTTGCAGGTGCGTGGCGGCGGTGCGGCGCAGGGCTTGCGCATTGCTGGCGCCGACCAGCACTTTTATCCGGCCACCGCGCAGATCGATGGCGACCGGGTGATCGTGCGCAGCGATGCGGCGCGTGCACCGGTGGCAGTGCGTTACGGTTGGAGCGAGAACCCGGACGACGCCAATCTGGTCAATCGCCAGAACCTTCCTGTTTCCCCATTCCGCACCGATACCTGGTGA
- a CDS encoding TonB-dependent receptor, producing MSVHHRHMPAGRTVGQRSIRDFRRSVMALSVATLLSAQAYAQDATTTAAPVQEAITQQLDTVQVTGTRSSVTKAQLVKQNAEQIVDSIVAEDIGKLPDNNVAEALQRISGIQISRNYGEGSSIAIRGLTQVRTELNGRDIFTANDGRGLSFEDVSAELLGGVNVYKNPSADMIEGGLGGTVDLRTRLPFDYAGRKIAGSVQYDHYDLADDGKPAFSGMYSDRWQTGIGEIGLLVNYSQQTSPFRQDTISIEPWYTQTDLPGYEGQGVSVPHGAGINTTVGERKRKTGAFAMQWRPNDAVEVYTQVLRSDYNFHWQDYSFFALTRQTAIQGLPGIQVNNRNEFVNGSFQNVPTESNTSLTERHSVTTDYSLGAKWRVNEKLNVSTDFQYVDATTTGTRYILATGQDTSPQFNVDFRGDLPRLSVTDASGAEGYLTDVNNYDGWRYHVDNKDDNKGTEFAWRADMELAFDSDFARSFKAGLRYTDRDAETKGNIYRFMCINNCDGAPFSQYPTVGVVTNPITDFFRGQSHTFGPTLTAAYSAVANYAQTLATFGASPLEFAPNNINTQTEQTYAAYGVLRFGVGSDAIPFDGNIGVRVVRTEVGSQGVRTGTAGEGGGLIPVAAQQTYTDVLPSLNLRWMLSNQLQWRFAASRGISRPPFDRLNPNLSLSIDPSSSGASTRTGTAGNPELEPVKADQFDTALEWYFGQGSMMYGTVFYKKVEGFIANAVFNELYLDENGQPVPWQITRPVNGDTGQIRGAELGYTQFFDFLPGWLSGFGLQTNYTYVDSEAPSPIAIDTNGQALTVPLEGLSKNSYNAILSYETSRFQGRVAYNWRSDWLVTTAGNGTDNLPVYNKGFGQLDASLRFNINAVWSISLDGVNLLDTRRESYLGTASRYRDFVINDRRYGLTLRASL from the coding sequence ATGTCAGTGCACCATCGCCACATGCCGGCAGGCCGGACTGTGGGTCAGCGTTCGATCCGTGATTTCCGTCGCTCCGTAATGGCACTGAGTGTGGCCACGCTGCTGAGCGCGCAGGCTTACGCGCAGGATGCAACCACCACTGCAGCTCCGGTGCAGGAGGCCATCACCCAGCAGCTGGACACCGTGCAGGTCACCGGTACGCGCAGCAGCGTCACCAAGGCGCAGTTGGTCAAGCAGAACGCCGAGCAGATCGTCGATTCGATCGTGGCCGAAGACATCGGCAAGCTGCCAGACAACAATGTTGCCGAAGCGCTGCAGCGCATCTCCGGCATCCAGATCTCGCGCAACTATGGCGAAGGCAGTTCGATCGCGATCCGCGGACTGACCCAGGTGCGGACCGAACTCAATGGCCGTGACATCTTCACCGCCAACGACGGCCGTGGGTTGAGCTTCGAAGACGTGTCGGCCGAACTGCTCGGCGGCGTCAACGTCTACAAGAACCCGTCGGCCGACATGATCGAAGGTGGCCTGGGCGGCACCGTGGATCTGCGCACGCGTCTGCCTTTCGATTACGCAGGCCGCAAGATCGCCGGCAGCGTGCAGTACGATCACTACGACTTGGCCGACGACGGCAAGCCGGCGTTCTCGGGCATGTACAGCGACCGCTGGCAGACCGGCATCGGCGAGATCGGCCTGCTGGTGAACTATTCGCAGCAGACCAGCCCGTTCCGGCAGGACACCATTTCGATCGAGCCGTGGTACACGCAGACCGATCTGCCGGGCTATGAAGGCCAGGGCGTGTCAGTGCCGCACGGTGCCGGTATCAACACTACCGTCGGTGAGCGTAAGCGCAAGACCGGTGCATTTGCGATGCAGTGGCGTCCGAACGATGCGGTCGAGGTCTATACGCAGGTGCTGCGTTCGGATTACAACTTCCATTGGCAGGATTATTCGTTTTTTGCGTTGACTAGACAGACAGCCATTCAAGGCTTGCCCGGCATCCAGGTCAACAATCGCAACGAGTTCGTCAACGGCTCGTTCCAGAACGTGCCGACCGAATCCAACACCAGCCTGACCGAGCGTCATTCGGTCACTACCGATTACTCGCTGGGCGCCAAATGGCGGGTCAACGAAAAATTGAATGTCAGCACCGACTTTCAATATGTCGATGCCACCACCACCGGTACGCGCTACATCCTGGCCACCGGGCAAGACACCAGCCCGCAGTTCAACGTCGATTTTCGTGGCGACCTGCCGCGCTTGTCGGTGACCGATGCCAGCGGCGCCGAAGGCTATCTGACCGACGTCAACAACTACGACGGCTGGCGTTACCATGTGGACAACAAGGACGACAACAAGGGCACCGAGTTCGCTTGGCGCGCCGACATGGAGCTGGCATTCGACAGCGACTTTGCACGCAGCTTCAAGGCAGGTTTGCGTTATACCGACCGTGATGCCGAGACCAAGGGCAATATTTACCGCTTTATGTGCATCAACAATTGCGACGGCGCGCCGTTCTCGCAATACCCGACGGTAGGCGTGGTGACAAATCCGATTACCGACTTCTTCCGTGGTCAGAGCCACACCTTCGGGCCGACCCTGACCGCAGCCTACTCCGCAGTGGCCAACTATGCGCAGACCCTGGCCACTTTCGGTGCCAGCCCGCTGGAATTTGCGCCCAACAACATCAATACGCAAACCGAGCAGACCTATGCAGCCTATGGCGTGCTGCGCTTTGGCGTGGGCAGCGACGCGATTCCATTCGACGGCAATATCGGCGTGCGCGTGGTGCGCACCGAAGTCGGGTCGCAGGGTGTTCGCACCGGTACAGCGGGCGAGGGCGGTGGGCTCATTCCGGTAGCTGCACAGCAGACCTATACCGACGTGCTGCCGAGCTTGAACCTGCGTTGGATGCTGAGCAACCAGTTGCAATGGCGTTTTGCGGCCTCGCGCGGCATTTCGCGTCCGCCGTTTGACCGCTTGAACCCCAATCTGAGCTTGAGTATTGACCCAAGCAGTTCTGGTGCTTCGACCCGCACTGGTACGGCTGGTAATCCAGAGCTTGAGCCGGTCAAGGCTGATCAGTTCGACACCGCGCTGGAGTGGTACTTCGGGCAGGGGTCGATGATGTACGGCACTGTGTTCTACAAGAAGGTCGAAGGCTTCATCGCCAATGCAGTCTTCAATGAGCTATACCTTGACGAAAATGGTCAGCCCGTTCCGTGGCAGATCACCCGCCCGGTCAACGGCGATACCGGCCAGATCCGCGGAGCGGAACTGGGCTACACGCAGTTCTTCGATTTTCTGCCTGGCTGGCTGAGCGGGTTCGGCCTGCAGACCAACTACACCTATGTCGATAGCGAGGCGCCGAGCCCCATCGCCATTGATACCAATGGGCAAGCGTTGACGGTGCCGCTGGAAGGGCTGTCCAAGAACAGCTACAACGCGATCCTCAGCTACGAAACCTCGCGCTTCCAGGGCCGCGTGGCCTACAACTGGCGCAGCGACTGGCTGGTGACCACCGCAGGCAACGGCACCGACAATCTGCCGGTCTACAACAAGGGCTTCGGCCAGCTGGATGCTTCGCTGCGTTTCAACATCAATGCTGTGTGGTCGATCTCGCTGGACGGCGTGAATCTGCTCGATACCCGGCGCGAAAGCTATCTGGGCACTGCCTCGCGCTACCGCGATTTCGTGATCAACGATCGTCGCTATGGCCTGACCTTGCGGGCCAGCCTGTAG
- a CDS encoding phospholipase effector Tle1 domain-containing protein has product MVCFDGTGNDKYKDTEHITNIGILDNQVQTAKSNNVKNIGGYYVPGVGTQDDTLNRSLNAAVGYSYGPRMEER; this is encoded by the coding sequence GTGGTCTGCTTCGATGGAACCGGCAATGACAAGTACAAGGACACTGAGCACATTACCAATATCGGAATTTTGGATAATCAGGTGCAAACGGCGAAGAGTAATAATGTCAAAAATATAGGCGGCTACTACGTTCCAGGCGTAGGCACCCAGGACGATACCCTTAACCGGAGCCTCAATGCTGCAGTAGGCTACAGCTATGGGCCACGGATGGAAGAGAGGTAG
- a CDS encoding phospholipase effector Tle1 domain-containing protein, whose protein sequence is MANASNDKKKWADGVETYPATAQDLAVYQKSRDALSQFQAPLLVSQNNPHSRLFVASFDGTGNDKYKDPEHITNIGTLDDQVQTAVSNGVKKIGGYYVPGVGTQDDAFTRNLDGGLGYSYGPRMEKMYLEFINQASDWKKEDPQAEISIVSTGFSRGAVTAAMFTRMVHERGIQNPRDMQIDQGPNGEILKLTPIHPPLVPPGRTAQVAGLLDPVATGDMNLRDTRLPPSVVSGLQLSARDERRDMFPAKDIIDPGRTQDGRLLNLVNPGAHSDIGGSYRIDGLSVRNGDLLTDYVNTLSDTPFLQPRTVSTAPEMNVIHRSEQHQTFYTTTIAATLGSRAHVKDLAGTAANLNRTDAQDLDTGLRAQFPLRPVAVSPERTDSSVPAFALHNGAADAPSWQPQMQMQQLQHARERSHAPQQWQVPMKADAQQEARAAAGKLPSLHEDPDAFLDRMLAAAQSGERDQFRQMTQILANEPPGRALRAEAIETVNQQEQQAAQQAIQAQQQQQQQQETMRIGGRSM, encoded by the coding sequence ATGGCTAACGCTAGTAACGACAAGAAGAAATGGGCCGATGGTGTGGAAACCTATCCGGCGACTGCACAGGATTTGGCTGTCTATCAAAAAAGCCGCGATGCGCTGTCACAGTTCCAGGCTCCCCTGCTGGTCAGCCAGAACAATCCGCACAGCCGTTTGTTCGTAGCCAGCTTCGATGGCACCGGCAATGACAAGTACAAGGACCCCGAGCACATCACCAATATCGGCACTCTGGATGATCAGGTGCAAACTGCAGTAAGTAACGGCGTTAAAAAGATCGGCGGCTACTACGTCCCAGGGGTAGGCACCCAGGACGATGCCTTCACTCGCAACCTCGACGGTGGTCTGGGCTACAGCTATGGGCCACGCATGGAAAAAATGTATTTGGAATTCATCAACCAAGCCAGCGACTGGAAGAAAGAGGATCCGCAAGCCGAGATAAGCATTGTCTCCACCGGCTTCAGCCGTGGCGCGGTCACCGCCGCCATGTTCACCCGCATGGTCCACGAGCGTGGCATCCAAAACCCAAGGGACATGCAGATCGACCAAGGCCCAAACGGCGAAATCCTAAAACTCACCCCAATCCACCCGCCGCTGGTCCCGCCCGGTCGTACCGCGCAGGTGGCGGGCTTGCTCGACCCGGTGGCCACCGGCGACATGAACCTGCGCGACACGCGCCTGCCGCCATCGGTGGTCTCGGGCCTGCAACTCAGCGCCCGCGACGAGCGCCGCGATATGTTCCCGGCCAAGGACATCATCGATCCGGGCCGCACCCAGGATGGGCGCCTGCTCAATCTGGTCAATCCGGGCGCGCATTCGGACATCGGCGGTTCCTACCGGATCGATGGCCTGTCCGTGCGCAACGGTGACCTGCTCACCGATTATGTCAACACCCTCAGCGACACGCCGTTCCTGCAACCGCGCACGGTGTCCACTGCGCCGGAAATGAACGTCATCCACCGTTCCGAGCAGCACCAGACTTTCTACACCACTACCATCGCGGCCACCCTGGGCAGCCGCGCACATGTGAAGGACCTGGCGGGTACCGCGGCCAACCTCAATCGCACCGATGCTCAGGACCTGGATACCGGCTTGCGCGCGCAGTTTCCCTTGCGCCCGGTGGCCGTGTCGCCGGAACGCACCGATTCCTCGGTGCCGGCGTTCGCGCTGCACAATGGTGCTGCCGACGCGCCAAGCTGGCAGCCGCAGATGCAGATGCAGCAACTCCAGCACGCGCGCGAGCGCAGCCATGCGCCGCAGCAGTGGCAGGTGCCGATGAAGGCAGATGCGCAGCAGGAGGCGCGGGCAGCGGCCGGCAAGCTGCCCTCCTTGCATGAGGACCCGGACGCATTCCTGGACCGCATGCTGGCCGCCGCACAGAGCGGCGAGCGCGATCAATTCCGGCAGATGACGCAGATCCTGGCCAATGAACCACCCGGTCGTGCGTTGCGCGCCGAGGCCATCGAGACGGTGAACCAGCAGGAACAGCAGGCAGCCCAGCAGGCGATTCAGGCGCAGCAACAACAGCAACAACAGCAGGAAACGATGCGCATCGGTGGGCGCAGCATGTAA
- a CDS encoding relaxation protein, with protein MNAKDPLTLVSKAASLMEQFERRCNEMEQQQRQLAQQLEQVTQSLPGVMTRSAEQTLQRVPDTLVRNVQRGMDQSVAGFEKRLQHAGSLIGGGAQSLSDQLKRIERAQRLLLWKGAAVVAGSLLVLLGGGGWLLAHYRQQIEDNQLRAELLRAYNAADVTLCNGRLCANVETKGQAYGDRRQYRQVKPR; from the coding sequence ATGAATGCAAAAGACCCGCTGACGTTGGTCAGCAAGGCCGCCTCGCTCATGGAGCAGTTCGAGCGCCGCTGCAATGAAATGGAGCAGCAGCAACGCCAGCTTGCGCAGCAGCTGGAGCAGGTGACGCAGTCGTTGCCCGGGGTGATGACCCGTTCGGCCGAGCAGACCTTGCAGCGCGTGCCCGACACGTTGGTGAGAAATGTCCAGCGGGGGATGGACCAGTCGGTCGCCGGTTTCGAGAAGCGGCTGCAGCACGCCGGTAGCTTGATCGGGGGAGGTGCGCAGTCCCTGTCCGATCAACTCAAACGCATCGAGCGGGCGCAGCGCCTGCTGCTCTGGAAAGGCGCGGCGGTCGTGGCCGGAAGTCTGCTGGTGTTGCTGGGCGGCGGCGGATGGTTGCTGGCCCACTATCGCCAGCAAATTGAAGACAACCAGTTGCGTGCGGAGTTGTTGCGCGCCTACAACGCCGCCGACGTAACCCTGTGCAACGGCCGGCTATGCGCCAATGTCGAGACCAAGGGCCAGGCCTACGGCGATCGCCGGCAGTATCGACAGGTCAAACCGCGCTGA
- a CDS encoding LysR family transcriptional regulator: protein MAHSGTPWFNAARLKTRQLLLLLHLHEQRSVLRAAEAASMTQPAASKLLAEMEDMLGVKLFERHARGVEPTWYGQVLIRRARAAMSEIGRAQEEIAALRAGRMGQASIGTVVNPGTNLVPQAIAEVKREFPDILVRVEMDYSRPLVAKLLDGQLDIVIGRILGPESVGELEFEPLADEPHSVIARAGHPLASRAGLQHADLVRHGWILPPADSMLRARLDSMFLEHGVQTPTNAIETSSLPVTSALLRGTDMLTALPVESLTPLIQAKLLTVLPIELGVRMESFGIIRRRNYILPPGAERVLQALRTTARRLYPGLRAPESSV from the coding sequence ATGGCACATTCCGGTACTCCCTGGTTCAACGCAGCCCGGCTCAAGACGCGTCAACTGTTGTTACTGCTGCATTTGCACGAGCAGCGCTCGGTATTGCGCGCGGCCGAGGCCGCCAGCATGACCCAGCCGGCAGCCTCCAAGCTGCTGGCGGAAATGGAAGACATGCTCGGGGTGAAGCTGTTCGAGCGACATGCCCGTGGCGTCGAGCCAACCTGGTATGGCCAAGTGCTGATCCGTCGTGCCCGTGCGGCGATGTCGGAGATCGGCCGGGCGCAGGAAGAAATCGCCGCGCTGCGCGCGGGCCGCATGGGCCAGGCCTCGATCGGGACCGTGGTCAATCCGGGCACCAACTTGGTGCCGCAGGCGATCGCCGAGGTTAAACGCGAGTTTCCGGACATCCTGGTGCGGGTGGAGATGGACTACAGCCGTCCGCTGGTGGCCAAGTTACTGGATGGCCAGCTCGACATCGTGATCGGCCGCATCCTGGGGCCGGAAAGCGTGGGCGAGTTGGAATTCGAGCCGTTGGCCGACGAGCCGCATTCGGTGATTGCGCGCGCCGGTCACCCGCTGGCCAGCCGGGCCGGTCTGCAGCATGCGGATCTGGTGCGGCATGGCTGGATCCTGCCGCCGGCCGATAGCATGCTGCGCGCGCGGCTGGATTCGATGTTCTTGGAGCACGGCGTGCAGACGCCGACCAATGCGATTGAAACCTCGTCCTTGCCTGTCACCTCGGCGCTGTTACGCGGCACCGACATGCTCACCGCTTTGCCGGTGGAATCGTTGACGCCGCTGATCCAGGCCAAGCTGCTGACCGTGTTGCCGATCGAATTGGGCGTGCGGATGGAGTCGTTTGGCATCATTCGTCGGCGCAATTACATTTTGCCGCCTGGTGCCGAGCGCGTTTTGCAGGCGCTGCGCACTACCGCGCGGCGCTTGTATCCCGGTTTGCGGGCGCCGGAGTCGTCGGTCTAG
- a CDS encoding 2-dehydro-3-deoxy-6-phosphogalactonate aldolase, with the protein MTSETTASPFALPLIAILRGITPEETLDHVGALIDAGFDAIEIPLNSPRWAQSIALAQQTYGERAWIGAGTVLRNEDVDTLAEIGARFIVTPNTRPSLIRHAAARGLTVVAGFATASEAFDAIDAGATILKLFPAATYGAAHVRALRSVLPKHIPVYVVGGVSLQTLAGFSAQGADGAGIGGELYKPAQSLETTRTHARAFVQAYQELQG; encoded by the coding sequence ATGACCTCAGAAACCACAGCCAGCCCGTTCGCCCTGCCGCTGATCGCCATCCTGCGTGGCATCACGCCGGAAGAAACGCTCGACCATGTCGGTGCGCTGATCGACGCCGGCTTCGACGCGATCGAGATTCCGCTCAACTCGCCGCGCTGGGCCCAGAGCATTGCCCTTGCCCAGCAGACCTATGGCGAGCGCGCCTGGATCGGCGCTGGCACCGTGCTGCGCAACGAAGACGTCGACACCCTGGCAGAGATCGGCGCACGCTTTATCGTTACCCCGAATACGCGCCCATCGCTGATCCGCCATGCAGCCGCGCGCGGGCTCACCGTGGTGGCCGGCTTTGCGACCGCCAGCGAGGCGTTCGACGCCATCGATGCCGGCGCGACGATCTTGAAGTTGTTCCCCGCAGCCACTTACGGCGCGGCGCATGTGCGCGCGCTGCGTTCGGTGCTGCCCAAGCACATTCCGGTCTATGTGGTCGGCGGCGTCAGCCTGCAGACCCTGGCCGGCTTCAGCGCGCAGGGCGCTGATGGCGCCGGCATCGGTGGCGAACTGTACAAACCCGCGCAATCACTCGAAACGACCCGAACGCATGCACGCGCCTTCGTACAGGCCTACCAGGAACTGCAAGGATGA